A stretch of DNA from Nonlabens ponticola:
ATAAGAGTCGAGCTCATCATGGAAGACGTCTTCCCATTTCTCAACGAGTTTATCTTGACCTATTTCAAGGATAAAACACTATATGACAAGACCTACATGGCCGCGCCGAACACGATCAACGAGAAAAATTTAAAAGATTTACCAGTGATGGATGTGCAAGGTGTGATGATTGATTAATCAGTAAACCGCTCATCAGTTTCCATCACCGTACCGCACACATCACAGGTGCGCAGCTCTTCAGATAAATAGAATTCTTTAAATCTAGGCAAGAAGTCCTTTTCAATATCGTCCAATTTAAAATAGGTCTCATGCAGTTTGTGGTTGCAATTATCGCAATACCATAACAAGCCATCTACAGCATCGTCGCTCACACGTTTAGTTTCTACCACCAGCCCAATAGAATTTTCATGACGCACAGGCGAGTGCGGTACCTTACCTGGATGCAGGTACATATCGCCAGGCCCTAATTTCATGGTACGCTTCTCACCGTTGTCTTGCACATGTATTTCAATGTTTCCTTCAAGCTGGTAAAAAAGCTCTTCAGTCTCATTGTAATGATAGTCTTTACGGGCATTGGGGCCAGCTACAATCATTACGATATAGTCACCAGCATCTTTGTAAAGATTCTTGTTTCCAACTGGTGGTTTCAAGCTATCTCGGTTTTCTTCTACCCATTTGTTGAGGTTAAATGGTGCTTTTATCGCCATGATCTAGTTTTTTTATAAAGGTAGTAATAAGGACATTTTGCTAGGCGTGGGCAGTACACATTTTGTAAATTGTAATCCTAATTCAACAACCATGAGATTTTTATACCTGATTATTTTCAGCTTTATCCTTACCTCTTGCAATCAACCAGCAGAAACTACTGCCCAACAACCTACTCAAGAACAACCACAACAAACCAGTGAGTTTGCCATTGTTATTCATGGCGGTGCAGGAACCATCAAAAAAGAGAACATGACGGCAGAGTTGGAACAGCAATACAACGACAAGCTTACTGAAGCCATAAAAGTAGGTCATGACATTCTCAAAAACGGCGGTAGCAGCGAGGACGCTGTAGAAGCCACCATTAGAGTGATGGAAGACTCTCCACTATTCAACAGCGGTAAAGGTGCGGTGTTCACTCACGATGGCATCAACTCACTAGATGCAAGCTTTATGGAAGGTAAAACACTCAATGCTGGTGCGGTCGCTGGTGTAACGACTGTAAAAAATCCTATCTCGCTTGCGCGAAAGGTAATGACAGACTCAGAACATGTGTTATTGTGCGGTGATGGTGCAGACGCTTTCGCGAAAGCGGTACAAGATTCCACCATCGAGATCGTTTCCAACACCTATTTCTACACAGAAAACCGATTCAAAAGTTTGCAGCGCGTTCTGGATCGAGAAAGTCAAAAGGAAGAAGCTGAGAGCAAAAAAACAGCTTTAAACCAACTACAGCTTGAAGATCCGTTCTTAAAAGACAGCAAATACGGAACCGTAGGTTGTGTTGCCCTAGACAAAAACGGAAACATCGCAGCAGGAACCAGTACTGGTGGCATGACCAATAAGCGTTATGGTCGTATAGGCGACTCACCAATCATTGGTAGTGGCACCTATGCTAACAATAAAACTTGTGGTGTAAGCTCAACGGGACATGGTGAGTATTTTATACGCGCACAAGTAGCTTATGACATCAGCGCATTGATGGAATATGGTGGCTTGACACTCAAAGAAGCTACCGACAAGGTGATCCAGGAAAAGCTAGTAGATATGGGCGGTACCGGTGGCATTGTCGCACTGGATTATTTGGGTAACGTGTCCATGGAATTCAACACACCAGGAATGTACCGCGCCATGATGAACGATCAGGACGAGCTGGTTGTTGGGATGTATAAGGAGTGATTAGTTGACAGTTGACAGACCGCTGTTTCTCAACTATCGCTCGAAATAGCTAAACTTTCTTAATAAGATTAACCTTTTGACCAGCATCGATAGACAGTCAAGCTAAGTCAGATATAATAAGACACTAAGTGGCGAATCGATTTTGGCTTTTCTTTTCTTACGCTTTAATAGCCAATATTCTTAGCGCGCAAATAATCGTTAGGGGAAAGGTCATTGATCAAGGAAAAGAACCAATTTTAGGAGTTAAAGTTACCGAGGTAGGTTACCAAAATGTGGTGGACACGGATTATTATGGAAATTTCAAAATTGAAATTCAGGAATTTGGGAACGAGTTGAAATTTGAGTTTTCTGGATATAAATCGCAAACTTTTATTATCAATAATAATGACACAAATTTAATTATTGAATTAAATACATTTTCATCAAACGAATATTTGGACGGTAGACGAATAAGTGGTTCTCTAGTTAGTGGAGTATTACATAATCCTATTGGAGCAGAAGTAAGCATAACATCACCGTATATTAAACTAAATTCCTTACTACAACTGGATTTACGCTACCAAACCAACTTCAATCAAAATCAAATTACCTATTTTAAATTTGGAATCCGTCATATCAGAATACAGAATAATTACGACATTGATTTTGCTGCATCATTAATGAATGTACAGCGCAATACTAAAGAAGATTTCAAAATCGTGGGATTGGAATCAATAAGTCAATTTGGTGATCATAAGGCGATCATAGGTTTACAGAAGTATTCTACTGCTAGTTTCATCAGCGTCGGGCCTCAAGTAGGATATGCTACCTACATTTATGGCGGAATATCCGCTGACGTTTCTAGTTCGGTGACATTTTTTAATGGTTTTAATAGTTACGATGTTCAATTCAGAAAATCGTTTGAAAAATTCAATTTATTTTTTAATTACCAAAATGTCAGTTCGTTCAATGAAATAAGTATAGGTATTGGCTCAGGCTTATTTTATTAATATTTTTTATAACAACAAATCAATTCTATGAAAATCATATCCTACAACGTTAACGGCATACGTGCTGCCATGAAGAAAGACTTTATCAAGTGGCTCAAGGCAGCAGATCCTGATGTGTTGTGTTTGCAGGAAATTAAAGCGATGGAAGATCAAATCGATACCCAGGCTTTTACTGATGCTGGTTATGAGTATCAGTACTATTACAGTGCACAAAAGAAAGGGTATTCAGGAACTGCCATCATTTCTAAAATCAAACCTAACCACGTAGAATATGGTACTGGTATCGAGATGATGGACAATGAAGGGCGCAATTTGCGAGCAGACTTTGATGGTTTCTCGGTGATGAGTATGTATTTACCTAGTGGTACCAGCGATGCTAGATTGGATTTCAAGTTTGAGTACATGGACTTGTTTCTAGACTACATCACAGAGCTTAGAAAAGACATTCCGAATTTGATTGTCTGTGGTGATTATAACATCTGTCATAAGGCTATTGATATTCACGATCCTGTGAGACTTAAAAACACCTCTGGTTTCTTACCAGAAGAGCGTGCATGGATGGATAAACTGGTAGACTCTGGATTTATAGACACCTTTAGAATGTTCAATGATCAAGCAGAACAATATTCCTGGTGGAGCTACCGCGGCGCTGCTCGTACTCGCAATAAAGGATGGAGATTAGATTACCACATGGTCACGCCACCACTGGAAGATAAAGTCAAGCGAGCACTGATCTTAAGCGAGGCCGTACACAGTGACCATTGTCCGGTTTTGGTGGAGATTGATGCTTAATCTTTAATCAATCTGATGACAGATTGATGCGCAAAGCCTGCAAGACTATCTGCTATGCGC
This window harbors:
- a CDS encoding carboxypeptidase-like regulatory domain-containing protein; the encoded protein is MANRFWLFFSYALIANILSAQIIVRGKVIDQGKEPILGVKVTEVGYQNVVDTDYYGNFKIEIQEFGNELKFEFSGYKSQTFIINNNDTNLIIELNTFSSNEYLDGRRISGSLVSGVLHNPIGAEVSITSPYIKLNSLLQLDLRYQTNFNQNQITYFKFGIRHIRIQNNYDIDFAASLMNVQRNTKEDFKIVGLESISQFGDHKAIIGLQKYSTASFISVGPQVGYATYIYGGISADVSSSVTFFNGFNSYDVQFRKSFEKFNLFFNYQNVSSFNEISIGIGSGLFY
- a CDS encoding exodeoxyribonuclease III; amino-acid sequence: MKIISYNVNGIRAAMKKDFIKWLKAADPDVLCLQEIKAMEDQIDTQAFTDAGYEYQYYYSAQKKGYSGTAIISKIKPNHVEYGTGIEMMDNEGRNLRADFDGFSVMSMYLPSGTSDARLDFKFEYMDLFLDYITELRKDIPNLIVCGDYNICHKAIDIHDPVRLKNTSGFLPEERAWMDKLVDSGFIDTFRMFNDQAEQYSWWSYRGAARTRNKGWRLDYHMVTPPLEDKVKRALILSEAVHSDHCPVLVEIDA
- a CDS encoding 3-hydroxyanthranilate 3,4-dioxygenase; protein product: MAIKAPFNLNKWVEENRDSLKPPVGNKNLYKDAGDYIVMIVAGPNARKDYHYNETEELFYQLEGNIEIHVQDNGEKRTMKLGPGDMYLHPGKVPHSPVRHENSIGLVVETKRVSDDAVDGLLWYCDNCNHKLHETYFKLDDIEKDFLPRFKEFYLSEELRTCDVCGTVMETDERFTD
- a CDS encoding isoaspartyl peptidase/L-asparaginase family protein, encoding MRFLYLIIFSFILTSCNQPAETTAQQPTQEQPQQTSEFAIVIHGGAGTIKKENMTAELEQQYNDKLTEAIKVGHDILKNGGSSEDAVEATIRVMEDSPLFNSGKGAVFTHDGINSLDASFMEGKTLNAGAVAGVTTVKNPISLARKVMTDSEHVLLCGDGADAFAKAVQDSTIEIVSNTYFYTENRFKSLQRVLDRESQKEEAESKKTALNQLQLEDPFLKDSKYGTVGCVALDKNGNIAAGTSTGGMTNKRYGRIGDSPIIGSGTYANNKTCGVSSTGHGEYFIRAQVAYDISALMEYGGLTLKEATDKVIQEKLVDMGGTGGIVALDYLGNVSMEFNTPGMYRAMMNDQDELVVGMYKE